GCGCGTCACGGTTCCCGTCTGTATGCCAGCGATTGTCGAGATGGCGGTGTACTTTTTCATCAACTCGATGGTGACGATCTCGGCGGTTGTTTTTCTGTACGCAGCGGATTTCAAGTTGGCATCTGTCTCTATCGTCAACATGGATGACGCCGGGGATGTGGCTCCAGCAGCAGCGATGTCGGTATTGATCGTCATCCTCAACATCCTCGCACGTGCTGTTGCAGAATGGATCGCATCCAAACTTCGCAAGCGGACAACAGGGTCCTACCAAGAGAAAGGTCAGGTGGCATAAAGCATGAAAGCAGTAGTATTTGATTGGGCAGGAACGATGGTAGATTACGGATGTTTCGCTCCTTTAGCTGTCTTTTTACAGGTGTTTAAAAAACGGGGGATCGAGCTGACAGCAGCAGAAGCGCGCGAACCGATGGGGATGCTCAAGCGCGATCATATCCAGGCGCTTTGCAAAATGGAGCGGGTAGCAGCGCTATGGCAAGAGCGTTACGGTCGACTTCCAAATGAAGCGGATGTGGACGAATTGTACGCTGACTTTGAACCGATGCTGATGGCTACGCTGCACGAGTACGCCACTCCTGTTCCGGGAGCAATTGAATTGGTAGGGCGCCTGCGTGAGCAAGGAATTAAGATCGGCTCGACCACAGGCTACACAAGAGAAATGATGAATGTTGTAGCAGCATCGGCTAAACAACAGGGCTACGAGCCGGACGCACTTGTCACTCCGAGTGAAGTGCCAGCTGGACGTCCCTATCCATGGATGTGCTATCAAAATGCGATTCTGCTGGACGTATATCCAATGAACGAGATGGTCAAGGTCGGTGATACGACGAGCGATATGAAAGAAGGCAGAAACGCCGGAATGTGGACCGTTGGCGTTCTGAAGGGTGGAAGCGAGCTCGGTTTGTCCTTGGAGGAAGTGACGAGCATGCCACAGGAAGAGCTGGATAAAAGGCTGGCTATCGCAACGGAGCGACTGATTTCAGCAGGTGCCCACTATGTCATCGAGGAGATCGGATGTTTGGATGAGGTGCTGAAAAAGATCGAGATGCGTCATGCAGGAGGAGAGAGACCATGAATCAGACAAGACCAACCGACAATCCGTACTTGCTGCTCACTCCCGGACCATTGACCACTTCCTCAACCGTACGCGAGGCAATGCTGCGGGACTGGTGCACGTGGGACCGTGATTACAATGAACTGGTGCAGGCAATCCGCCAAAAGCTCGTCCGATTGGCAACCTCCCAGGTAGAGGATTATACGAGCGTCTTGATGCAAGGCAGCGGGTCGTTTTGTGTGGAAGCGGTTGTGAGCAGTGCGATTCCCGCAGATGGCAAGCTGCTCGTCTTGACGAATGGCGCATACGGGGATCGGATCGTGGAAATGGCACAAGTCCATGGAATCGCGACGGAGGTCATTGATTTTGGCGAAGTGACCAAA
The window above is part of the Brevibacillus antibioticus genome. Proteins encoded here:
- the phnX gene encoding phosphonoacetaldehyde hydrolase, encoding MKAVVFDWAGTMVDYGCFAPLAVFLQVFKKRGIELTAAEAREPMGMLKRDHIQALCKMERVAALWQERYGRLPNEADVDELYADFEPMLMATLHEYATPVPGAIELVGRLREQGIKIGSTTGYTREMMNVVAASAKQQGYEPDALVTPSEVPAGRPYPWMCYQNAILLDVYPMNEMVKVGDTTSDMKEGRNAGMWTVGVLKGGSELGLSLEEVTSMPQEELDKRLAIATERLISAGAHYVIEEIGCLDEVLKKIEMRHAGGERP